Proteins encoded by one window of Methanobacterium sp. CWC-01:
- a CDS encoding MBL fold metallo-hydrolase, with amino-acid sequence MIFRMIKSEGIAHHSYFLGDGGKAAVIDPRRDVEIYQDLAQENDLQIEYIFETHRNEDYVIGSLELQNAAGGEIYHGAHFDFAYGNPVNEKDKFQLGSMELEVLETPGHTKESISLVLRDLSASHAVQMVFTGDLIFAGETGRIDFYGVKNRPKMAELLYDSLFTKIFSLGEHVILCPAHGAGSVCGADIREQDYSTVGYEMNTNQQLQLSKEEFIRQKSEEELYYPPYFRNMEKLNQDGAPILGRLLHLRPVSPLNLIKLQKNGFQILDVRKPTSFAGGHIKGSLSIWREGVPAFAGWFLNYQDPIIIVDDRDGTRDMVQRVLLRAGFDNLYGYLSGGFPSWYLQAQDVETLKLQTVQQLRDRQFDGDFNLLDVRKLADREKGFIEGSKHIYAGLVPHRLEEIPKEQEIVVYCDSGFKSTMVASYLLQKGYRDVVSVLGSMRAWINASYPVVKNNQ; translated from the coding sequence TTGATTTTTAGGATGATAAAATCTGAGGGTATAGCCCACCACTCTTACTTCTTAGGAGATGGAGGGAAAGCAGCCGTTATAGATCCCAGGCGGGATGTGGAGATCTACCAGGATCTAGCCCAGGAAAATGATCTTCAAATCGAATATATCTTCGAAACCCATCGTAACGAGGATTATGTAATTGGTTCCCTGGAACTTCAGAATGCTGCTGGTGGCGAAATATATCATGGAGCCCACTTTGATTTTGCTTATGGGAATCCGGTTAATGAGAAAGATAAATTCCAATTGGGATCCATGGAGTTGGAGGTTCTAGAAACTCCGGGCCATACTAAAGAAAGTATATCCCTGGTTCTTCGGGATTTGAGTGCTTCCCATGCTGTTCAGATGGTTTTTACAGGCGATCTTATTTTCGCTGGAGAAACAGGGAGGATCGACTTTTACGGAGTCAAAAACCGCCCAAAGATGGCCGAGCTACTGTACGACAGTCTATTTACCAAGATATTCTCTCTAGGCGAACATGTGATCCTTTGTCCAGCCCACGGTGCTGGGTCAGTTTGTGGAGCCGACATCAGGGAACAGGACTACTCCACCGTTGGTTATGAGATGAATACTAATCAGCAGCTTCAGTTAAGTAAAGAGGAGTTTATCCGCCAAAAATCTGAAGAAGAGTTGTATTATCCGCCTTATTTCAGGAACATGGAAAAATTAAACCAGGATGGTGCTCCAATTCTGGGTCGGCTTCTTCACCTTAGACCTGTATCTCCTTTAAATTTAATCAAACTACAAAAAAATGGCTTCCAGATCCTGGACGTCCGTAAACCAACCAGTTTCGCCGGAGGACATATAAAAGGTAGTCTGAGCATCTGGAGGGAAGGTGTGCCCGCCTTTGCCGGGTGGTTCCTTAACTACCAGGACCCCATTATAATCGTGGACGACCGGGATGGTACTCGAGATATGGTGCAACGGGTACTGCTCCGTGCAGGCTTTGACAATCTATACGGATATCTTTCGGGCGGATTCCCATCTTGGTATCTTCAAGCCCAGGATGTGGAAACCTTAAAACTCCAGACAGTCCAACAACTCCGGGATAGACAGTTCGATGGTGACTTCAACCTTTTAGATGTTCGCAAGTTAGCTGACCGTGAAAAAGGCTTCATTGAAGGTTCAAAGCATATATACGCCGGTTTAGTCCCACATAGATTAGAAGAAATTCCTAAAGAACAGGAAATTGTGGTTTACTGTGATTCAGGATTTAAATCAACCATGGTGGCCAGTTATCTACTTCAGAAGGGTTATCGTGATGTGGTTAGTGTACTGGGGAGTATGAGGGCCTGGATAAACGCTTCATAT